One window of Gavia stellata isolate bGavSte3 chromosome Z, bGavSte3.hap2, whole genome shotgun sequence genomic DNA carries:
- the S1PR3 gene encoding sphingosine 1-phosphate receptor 3 has translation MMAAVTVPPDALVGPQGNEEMDSLIVLHYNYTGKLILREKATDNIDLPAIAFLILCSFIVLENLMVLIAIWKNNKFHNRMYFFIGNLALCDLLAGIVYKVNILMSGKKTLSLSSTIWFIREGSMFVALGASTFSLLAIAIERHLTMIKMRPYDANKKYRVFLLIGTCWLISISLGALPILGWNCINNLPDCSTILPLYSKKYVVFCISIFIAILVAIVILYARIYILVKSSSRNVTNHSNSERSMALLRTVVIVVSVFIACWSPLFILFLIDVACRVKECSILYKANWFIALAVINSAMNPIIYTLASKEMRRAFFRLVCGCLVKSKVARSLPIQPTPDHSRSKSSSSNTQKPKEDFPPMNVPSCISEKNESSFHNGNFCTTTAWGCDRNSPWEEVQPVGQDHIFWQWDPTLLLSPGTFADTRGKMRYNRIMLKGISPFIPDPALDLE, from the exons ATGATGGCAGCAGTTACCGTGCCACCTGATGCTCTTGTTGGCCCTCAAGGAAATGAAGAGATGGACTCTCTGATCGTACTGCATTATAATTACACAGGAAAGCTTATTTTAAGGGAAAAGGCAACTGATAACATAGACCTGCCCGCTATTGCATTTCTGATCCTGTGTAGTTTCATAGTCCTGGAAAACTTGATGGTGTTGATTGCCATATGGAAAAACAATAAATTTCACAACCGCATGTACTTTTTTATTGGCAACCTAGCTCTCTGTGATCTTTTAGCCGGGATTGTTTACAAAGTAAACATTCTTATGTCTGGGAAGAAAACTCTGAGCTTGTCCTCCACAATCTGGTTCATTAGGGAAGGCAGTATGTTTGTTGCCTTGGGAGCCTCCACTTTCAGCTTACTAGCAATAGCTATTGAGCGGCATCTGACCATGATTAAAATGAGGCCTTACGATGCgaataaaaaatacagagtgTTCCTTCTCATTGGTACATGCTGGCTTATTTCGATTTCCTTGGGTGCCTTACCCATCCTTGGCTGGAACTGTATAAACAACTTACCAGATTGCTCAACAATTTTGCCTCTATACTCCAAGAAGTATGTTGTGTTCTGCATTAGTATCTTCATAGCCATTTTGGTTGCCATAGTCATCCTTTATGCCCGTATCTACATCTTGGTAAAGTCCAGCAGTCGTAATGTCACTAACCACAGTAACTCAGAGCGGTCCATGGCGCTCCTTAGGACTGTCGTGATCGTTGTTAGTGTCTTCATTGCCTGTTGGTCTCCACTgttcatcctcttcctcatcgATGTGGCCTGCAGAGTCAAGGAGTGCTCTATATTGTACAAAGCCAACTGGTTTATTGCTCTAGCGGTCATCAATTCTGCAATGAACCCCATCATCTACACTCTGGCCAGTAAGGAAATGCGTCGGGCTTTCTTTCGCCTTGTTTGTGGCTGCCTGGTGAAATCCAAGGTGGCCAGATCTTTGCCGATTCAGCCCACGCCAGATCACAGTCGAAGTAaatccagcagcagcaatacCCAGAAGCCAAAGGAAGATTTCCCACCAATGAATGTTCCCTCGTGTATCTCTGAGAAAAATGAATCTTCATTTCACAATGGAAACTTCT gCACTACCACAGCATGGGGTTGTGATAGAAATTCTCCCTGGGAAGAAGTCCAGCCAGTGGGACAAGATCATATTTTCTGGCAGTGGGACCCTACACTCCTACTGTCTCCAGGCACTTTTGCAGATACAAGAGGGAAGATGCGGTACAACAGGATCATGCTGAAGGGCATATCTCCATTTATACCTGACCCTGCCTTGGATCTGGAATAA